The window ttagaagtACAGCAAGAGCGATTTGAGAAATCACAtagaaaagtttaatttcaacTTGCTCTTACGGTACTTCAACGTCGAACACCTAAAGCCGTGGTCACACTAGACTTCGAGTATTTGTCGGACGTTGTTGCGGGAAGTGGGCGGGATCAATACGATCTTTGGCTTTGTCCATTTGTGTTTTCAATAGACAGAAAGGTCACACAGTGACCTACCAATTTTGTACTGGTCacaaccgaggggcaaccttccgatctctctgatgaaagccaatacggaagtgatttaaactgcaattcatcgactggccactagaggcaggctccaaaagggagtcaattcccatagaccaccatgttaaaatggccaactttacagtagaaaataatatgttagcCTGgtgcaaaaagtgtttttggactgtatagctaattttgcccctcatgacaactgtgagggggtgaatttttttgttactcatccatttaaattatattaagccttaaagttatgcataattaagggcgtggccacttgagtaagggttgaacagccactgtcGTCACTAGATTCGATCTAGGCGGGAGtagtttcagcaaccagtcacctcagcttcaccaaCGTCCCGCCTTTtaacccattttcggatatccgcgagtgatgcgcggTGAAGAGCGGCCAAGATGGCAGCGGCAGGCACGCCTACTTTTAgattcaaaaacgatcttcagaaacctggGGTTGACGTCAcgctacgtccatctttttttaaagtctATGGTCACAACACTCTACGTTATACGAATTCGCAGGTCAGAGTTCATCAGATTTGAACTTTGCATGCAGCATCCTGCGAAAAATCATTGCACAAGCTTGCATTTCTGGTTCATTTGCATGCATATGAATGGAAGACAATGGAACGAAAAGTCTAGTGTGACCGGCTCTTTATGCAATGCTCAATGAAGCCCCGCCTTctagttaaaagaaccaatcatcaatcgataAAGACTGATGATTCTCTGTACAGAGCCTTGTGCAACCTGTGCGCATGGGCAGTGGCTGAAACAACCTCGAAAATGTTTAAGAAACGAAAGTtaatgtcaggtttaattgttggtcagaaatatgtaGATTATTTGCACTCAATTTTAGAGATATCCCCATTCAagtgcatgactgaaataactgcccggaggcattatttttaatttacagcaattaaaaaacacaaagcatTGTGTTGTTGTATAATGCCAACATTGCATTTGCTAACATGCATGTTATGATAGTATAATAATTTAACCAAGTGGCATTcagatttaaataaagattctctagatatggatatttttttataatattgcacatttattttagtcactAAACCTGAGTTTGCCAAATGAGACGAGAGTTCCCGAGCCAACCTTGCGTCtaaatttctttaaataaacccTCTATCTCTATCCCAAACCATAACTTTTCCCAAAACCATAGGGAAATGATATGTGAATAACAATGGCGTAGAAGCACCCTAAGCCTAAGCTTTACATTAACCATGAACTTATTCCTCAAATATGATCGTTGTAACAGGATCAACAGTGATGTTGACCCAAGAACATCTTTCACTTGGCACGCCAATTCAgtcacgtttacatgcaaaatcGATATGCATTGGATGTTTTTGGTCTTATTGACCAATATTCCCATTTCCATGACCCGGTGACGTCCAAAGCAAAATGTTAATACCCTGTTTGTAcaatcaataaataaacaagGAATTTGTCCAGTAATATGTTGTGCTTTGGTCACAAAGTCCGAATGATACTGGCAAGTACAAATTGTCTCGGTAAATCATTTCACGATGATGACGGTTTAAGGGTCTCACCCGCATGAGAATGCTGACGGCACACGCCATGCCGACCTGACCCACCCCGACCACAGTCACTTTATTCCTCGGAGGTTCAGCCGGACCACGGAAGAGAGGCGTGATGAGTTTTTGAAGTACTGATGCCATATTTAACACTGCGGAGGAACAGAAACATCATAGTTAAGAAGTTTagctaaatgttttataacattttaaaatataatttatatacagtatgagcCTATACATAACAATTGTAATGTTTCTGCGATATaagcataaaaaatgtatatgcattaACATACCAGATGTATCTTCATCATAACATCAggtttaaaatacaataatacattttgtataatatataatggccaaaaataatgtattttgcatttgcattttaacaaattaactCTGTTACCACATATACATTATGCTTGAGCAACCTGCCCTATCCGGCCTCTAACCTAAagttttgggttatccacacaTCCAAAATCCACTGAAATAATCTCATCTTGTATTATTAAggaaaattataattattatatatgcatttactaaatatataaaacacctTCATGTGCCTTTACACTTACCTGTAAACAGGTGCTGAGCCCCAAATCACACGTACAGTAGAAGAGTCAAAGAAATCTGCGTCAATGCAACAATCTGCTTTTTATTTATCTGATCAGTTCTTATATAGGACACACCTCCAGTGTAgcagacaaacacaaacaaactcaTTCTGCACGTCCCCTTCTCTATCTCACCCCATTTTCATTCAAGGTCATTGTGCTTCAGCATCCAAATACATACACATCAATGTGTTCTTACCTTGTCTGTAGAGGCTTTGGGCCTCCAGGTACAAATACCACCATGAGACGAGCATGGCAGGCAGCAGGCTGATGGGGTTTTATGGGACACTGCGGGGTGCGGGCTCCTCTATGCAGACGCAGCTGCGCAGTACGACGCCCTCTCTTCTGCAGACGCAGCTGCGCAGTAGTGCATCCGTCTGCAGACAGATTAATGGTGTTACTGTAATCCTGTGACAGGTGACATCTGTGTTGTGTGCTTTACATTCTTATTTGGTGAATGTTGGTATTGGTATATGTACTTACCTGAGGGGGTATTTCGCTCAATCGAAACAAAATAAGCTTATATTTAAAGCAAGCTATAAGGTACGATAGGTTTTGTTGAGGGTGTTGTTAGGCACGGCGCTAAGCACAGCAGCCTCGAGAACCTCATTGCTTATATAAAACGGGTaccacacaatacaaatatttaaaataaaaaaatgtatatataaacgcAACTTTCACGAAGTAAAATAACCAAAAGCCTTCCTTCCGCTAAAAGAAATAGTCCTTGACCGACTGCGAACATGCATTGCTGCGCAGTGATACACAGAACCCTTGGGACAGTTTCAGCGTATATAAAACACAGCgattggccaatcagaatttaagggatagttcacccaaaaatgaaaattgtgtcatcatttactcactgtcGTATTGTTACAAGCCCGTATAagtgtctttgttctgatgaacacgaaggaagatattttaaggaacgTTTACCGTtggtgagccccattcacttccatagtaggaaaaataacactatggaagtgaatggggctcacagactttttgattacaaacattcctcaaaagatttccttcgtgttcattagaacaaaaataacttttacaggtttgtaacacaACACGAGAAGGAGTAAATGAAGACAATTAAAAGTTTTTGGTGAACTACCTTAATTTTTCTGGAACCATTTGATAAACATATTTCatatattattgtattttaataatataaatactgacaattttaatgcaaaattatggaaaataataaataaatatttctgtttaattatttgaaattatgaacgtaatttataattattaaaaaaataataatatcacATTATCATAACAAAAAATCTTGGTCCTTAACATTGATTTCATTTCAAAATTCCTTCTTTTGCCAAGTAGACTTTATATCATTAGGGTGAGGTTTCTCGGACAGAGATTAgtctagtcctagactaaaataaatgtaagaactgtcCAAACTGGAAACGACTTGCACTGAcatgtcttaaaatacatcagtgccctttctTTTGCCCAAAAAGCACACAAGTAAAGTTgtagtaaggtatgtttgttaaatcaagttatatttcctaattaaactaaggcctagtcctggtttaagctaatctctcTCTGGGAAACCACCTCTAGGTGTTTATGTTGACCGgtgtgtgttagcatttagcctagccccattcattcctgattccaaacaaaacatttttattttgtgccaccatacttacccGTGTAACTTacaggggacatttcacaagacttttttaagatgtcaaataaatctttggtctcCTCAGAGCATGTATGTGAATTTGTacctcaaaataccatatagataatttattatagcatgttaaaaattACACTTTGTAAGATTGagaaaaatgtgcagtttttgggtgtgtcctttaaatgcaaatgagttgatctctgcactaaatggcaatgcCATGAttggaaagtgcagattaaagggtggtattatccccttctgacatcacaaggggagtcaaatttcaatgaccgGTTTTTAACTTCcatagaatggtttaccaaaactaagttactgggttgttcatTTTCTAGATTTAtcgaagcactggggacccaattctagcacttaaacatggaaaaagtcagattttcatgatatgtcccctttaacagtcattaaatggggaaaacatggtgtttggtggcttataaattcatccctgcttggagccatagaaatgaatggggctaggctaaatgctaacacattcacaaggcgctgcacaaagtttaaaattgcacaaattaaaaaaactgatatgtattaatttgtctaagttcaggtaagaacatagtaaaatattgaaaaacagtggtgttttccctTAACAGCCTTTAGATGACCATCATTTATCAGACATTTAATACAAAGCAAGCACATTTTCTGTGCAGTTTTAATTGTTATCAGCCACTCAGTTCTTTACAGATCAATCACCCACAATCATCACGGATTACAGCagagacattttaaaacaacTGTTAAAACAATGTGGTAGTATTTAATCACAGCTGGAAATTATTCAAGTTACATTTTTTCCAGCAATTACATGGAAACATGAACTCTTAAACCAATGAAGTCAGATTAACATGTTTTGGTTTAATTACAATACATTAAATATTGTAACTTGTATTTTTGactcctaaaaaaaaaaaaatctcctgAAGATCTAACTTTGAGCTCAAATCAATGCTTGATTTCAAGAAATAAGACTGAAATAAAGAGACGACTCATATTAATATCCAGGTAGTTGTTTAATTGTTCTACTGACAAACAACCGTCAGAGATTAAAACCACATGGCATTCATTCAAGTCACAAACCTTTGTATACAGACTTTAGACACGGCAGCCCCTATCGAGGGGACCGGCTAATCCCGACTGTGACGATATCAGTCATAGGTGAGCGAGGCAGGCAGGGGGAGATAAAGGCTCAGGACAGACTTAAATATAGAAAACAGATGTATGCAGCTGTGTTGAAGAGACTAATGGAGGTGGGCGACCGTTGGGCCGTTTACTCTGTGAGGCCGAGCTTCTTCTTGAGGGACTCTGGCATCTCGGGTGGAGGTGGGCGGGGCAGACGGAAGTAGACCTTCACTGAGTCGTAGATGAACCACTGCAGGGCAGTCAAGGTACCGATCATGATAATACGGGCGACCAGACCCTTCCAAACACCTGGAGAAACGCAATACAATAAAATTAGTGCACAAACTACACGCATATCTTTCAAggattttttcttttaacttaatgtttatttgaataaTTTGTCCGCTCTCCAGCTGTTCTGCCCCGGTGTTGTCCCGTAAAGGTTCGAGGCAGAGAGACGCTGGGCGAGCAGGTAGACTGATCTCACACGCCAATGACTCAAGCACCTCCAACTGTACAGCCGCAAAGCTGCCGGGAGCTTCCGACCTGATCCTGCTATTCCAAAAGGAACGACAGAACCAGACCAGAGAAACTCCCCAGAGGTGGATCTAAGGAACGTGTTGATTTTTTCAGCCACATTTTAAATCGCAACACAACCTCGACAGCCACAATCTTTACCTTTAGGTCCGAGTTTCTTGAGCACTTGCATTGCTGTGCTTCCCTTCTCTTTGTTCAACACGGATACGACGGAGTCAGCAGGGTGAGACACAATAGCACAGAACACACCAGCTATACAGACACACAACAAAAACAGATTCATTACATCACTGATCTGTAAAGGCAATACATAGGCTTTAAATAACAATCAAACCACATAATGTGTGACAACTTTAAGCGTTCTTAAAACCAAAATGCATCCatttaaatgagaaagcaaCTGCAGGAGACTTACCGATGTAACCGGCAACAAAAGTGACGACCAGCTGTTCGGGTTTGGAGCATTCGCTGCGGGGTTTGGGCACCACGTATTTGTAAAGCAGCTCAACGGTTCGCTCGAAGCAGGCAAACTTCATCATGGTGTAGGGGATCTGTCTCATCCACAGGGGAACCACACCTTTGTAGAACCTACCAGAAGATTAAACACAATGTCAGGAGAACTTATAACTGTCTGTGTAATCTTACAAATATCGCCAAAGCCCTAGATTCAAGATCGGTTTTGAAGTTTGTCTGCTCTCCAGCTGTTCTGCCCCGGTGTCGTCCCGTAAAGGTTCGGGGCAGAGAGACGCCGGGCGAGCAGGTAGACTGATCTCACACGCCAATGACTCAAGCACCTCCAACTGTACAGCCGCAAAGCTGCCGGGAGCTTCCGACCTGATCCTGCCATTCCCAAAGAAACGACAGGGCCAGACCAGGGAAACTCCCCAGAGGTGGATCTAAGGAACGTGTTGATCCTAAATTACAAGCAGGTGAAGTCTAAGATACTCACGCCCAGAGTCCCTCCTCGGCGTACATCTTGGGGGCGCATTCTCTCAAAGTGTTGGCGTAGCCGGGCTGAGTCTGGATACGCACTTTACACGCCTCCATAGGAGCCAGAGCGATATCCGCAAAGAACTCAGCGCTGGCAGAGGCAGCCAGATAAAGGGATGTTCTCCACAAGTAAGCATTCTCCTGTTGATGGACACAGAGTTCATATTAACATATGGGGTGAAAAGaatttgataatgataatataGACTGAAAAACATTTACTGGCAAGCCATAGTTTTCCAACCTTTTAGACCAAATAATTTCCATAAGTTTTGTATAATTTTCAAGTGGTGATTACAGGATGAAGACAAAAACACTTTACTGCATGAAATTTCTAATTGTCTAAGATCTAATGAATATTGACTCTCCTCTCCTAGAAGGTCTCCATAGAAGATCTTGAACACCTCATAGAAACCAAACTTGCAGAGCCCCTGCATGGAGTATCCAAAGAAGGTGGGTGCCCAACCTTTGGCCAAGCCACGCATGCCATCCTCTTTGATTGTGACTGAGAATCCTTTGAAGATGCTCTGGTATTTAGCTGGGTCAACCTAAACGTAGCATTTTGTTATTGCAATGTCAACTGTTTGCATCATACAGCCAGCGAGAACCAATCAAACGAGGAACTTCCAGGAACATGATGATTATGAAGGAACACAGTTAATGGTTTCACTTCAAAAATTAAATTTGCATGCTGGATTGTCAAATAAAAGTCAACCAAACATTAATtggaaattaatttatttagctGGATAACATCAGTGGCTTaggatttaaaggaacagttcacccaaaaattaaaattagtgATAGACTGATATATTGTAGTGACCAGTATATTGGCCAATATTAGGATTTATTTTACTATTAGACGATAAATCTTTGTTCCTTTAATTAGTTATTcctaataaatacaattaacaATCTTtaatttactgtaattacatttgcgTTTTCTCGTTTTCATACTGGCCACCTTGCTTTATCAATATCAGTATCGGCAAGAGCTGAaaaaacctaataaataaaatttattgcAAAAATAGTCATCAGCGAATTTCATTATCGATTTGTTGGTCTGTGACGTCACAACCATCGTATTGGACAGATGATCCGTGTCTAGATcattatgctacgtacacaccaaacgtggggcatcgcgttactcgctctagattactcacgggatttaactttgtgtaatgcgaattttttgctcgagttgaatattatCAACTAGGGCGAAGACGCGTACTTTCTATTTTGACAATTAAAGGcattttactattttaaagctgcacaaactattttatttaaggcttaaaatatcaaaaagatTATTAGTAAACCTCAATATGTTGTTTTTGCTCTTTGAAGTACACTTTACACATGAACACCCCAATTTAGGGCTTTATTTAGCTagaatatgtaaaaaaaattcaaataaaaatcACTCGATTAATCGACAatgaaaataatcgttagtagggctgaggaaaaaaaaatagatttttcgattaattgtttttttatgtggtCAATTCGAAATtgattctcaaaggccacgaatcaatgtttttttcaaatttatttccgcaaacattgaacgtaagaaaaacgttaatctaattactagtcttctccactagatgtcaccctctttttttgcCGTGCGCAacgttaccaaggagcgagaggcaagcctgtcattcatttattcagtgcttaaaatggtggTTTCAGGTGCTTCGTTGACGTTTATGCCACCTTCATataaaaagtcagaggtatAGAAGCTTTTTAGATTTCCCAAGCAAGTCGACGACGATAGCATTGTggctcttaatttctttttactAATTACCCACTTGCTAAATTTTGTtcactgtgtttttttataaatatagtatttttattaaatctatatttatCTAAAAACCGTTCTGAGAATCAGAATTGATTTGATGGCTTGCGAATCGAAATCGAAAcaatctggaacatctgaatcgatacccagccctaatcgttagttgcagcaataaggaaaaaaacaaaagtgCAAGTAATCGATGCATGTTTAAGGTGAACTGCTCCTTGGAGGCACAAGTACTTTATTTTTAGGACCGATTATGGACTGCAACGAATAATACTACAATGATAATTTAATAGCTAGTAAAGATGCATCTAGCCTCCGTTACACATTACCAACCCTTCACCACAGATGTTATCTCATACAGGTGATGATGAGGGGCAGGTGAGCACAAACCTGAAGACGGCACTTCACCAGGTCGAGTGGTACGACAGCCGTGTGAGTAAGACCACAACTCAAGATGCCCCCAAAACCACAGAGGGCGTAGTATTTCAATGAGCCGAACTCACAGCTATCGCCTGAGTCTGTGACAAGGGGAACACACACATGCTCATGCATCACAATACGACATTTAACATGCTGATGAGTGGGTACACTGGGAtcaattcacacacacacactcgcgtgAGTCTTCAGcagacacacaatcacacacacctGCAATCGGCACTTGACCAGGTCGAGGGGAACCACGGCCGTGTGTGTGGTGCCACAGCTGAGAATTCCACCAAAACCACAGAGAAGGAAGTATTTCTGTGAGCCAAACTCACAGCTGTCTCCCTCTGAGGAGAAATCACCCACACTAAGTCTCAGAGGTTTGTTTGGGGGTTAAGAAAGCAGCACACCTAAAGTGTGACCATTCACCTTCTACTGAACCGGATGTCCTGAGATATAATTAGTCTGTAATGGTGTTTACAGTAAACTTCAGTCAGTGAAGTGCATCATTCCTAGATTTGTTTGTCCTTTtataaaggtgcagtgtgtagattttagcagcatcaagcagtgagattgtgaattgcaaccaacggctcagtttACCACCATTTACCGAAacgcattaaaaaaatgtgagtagtttgtccgtttagggcttctgtagaaacatgacggcgacttccatgCAAGTAGACTTGCggggtatgtagataaaacggctataaaaaagtaataaacacatacgtttattatgtaaggtctttataaagcactgataatatagttatgtatattatattgcatttctgtcattagatccttctaaaagttacacaatgcacctttaaggtaTCATCAAAATAAGTTTTCTGGCACACCGTGGCACCAAAGGGCAAAAGCAAAGGTGGAAAGGTAGCAAAAAATAAGCATCAATATTTCTTTCTCAGACAAAATTATGGATACACACCTCCAATATAAATGGAAACTCGATAATACTACGACATAATTAATATCAAcaataacacacacaaaaatacaagaTTATGTGCATAAATAATCACAAATCAATCTAACAGTTGACAATTATACGCAAAATGTTCACAAAGTTATGATTATATGCTGGTCAGGTGCAGGACACACGATATTGGACCCGGTCGTGTTCCCCGAAATGGGAGCCAATCAGGTTGCGCCTTATTGAGAGACGCAGTACACACAGGTCATGTGCCAGATAGGACGCTTTAAATCGAGAACATCGCGTCCCTTAACCGGCTCATTgacatttaatacatttcatTTGCGTAAACACTCACTTCTTATTCAGTAAAATGTGTAATTATTCAACTTTCCCACAAACACCTTTCAAACGCGTCCTCCATCTGTGTCCTTCACTGTCCGTGAAAGCAAGAAGGCCCGAAAACTAATGCATCTATAAATACACAAGTTACACAAAATAGCCTTCCATATGGTTTATTAGAGCCAtcttaatatatttataaaggaGTTTTTCCTAATAATTTACAGGATATCTAAACTACTGGTAAAAGTTCTAGTTAGCCGCATGCTAACCCGTCAGACAACTTATACTCTTTCTAACCTTCCACTGAATCATTGaattaagtttactttttcatCTTGAGTCCTGGGACATCCATTTAAGCATTAATGGAAAAGATCAAACAAAAGGAAGCCAAATGAAAAAGAATTGGTTAGGGGTACCAATTGTTGAAACCAATAAAGACGTAAATGCATTTCACCCTTTGCAAGattaattaaacattaaacGCGATGTAATTTAGGTTAAATTGTTTGAAATGTGTCTTACCAGATACAGCAGCGGCTGCGAGGCTACGTTTCTGTCCGGTAGTGTGTGGCTGGGGCTCCTCGACTTTCTGCAGTGTGAATAGCGGGGCGCTGAATGGGTTCGCCCGGGCGAGCTGGGTTAATGTGGTCGGGTACATGTCTGATGGTGGGACTGAATGAACAAATCACAGCTTAgacataaacatacatttgaaatattttaaataccCAATTAATAcgttttaaattagttttaacGCATTTAGTATTAGGTTTTGTCCTCTAGCTATCTCTGAGCGTGAGGTTATATGGAGAGGTCAGCGGCCCGACGCTTCTGTGAATCATTGTTAAaagattaaaacctttaaaaggtATTTACCCTTCTAAAATCAATTCAGCAGAAGAGACCAGAACAAATACTTCAGTATCTGCGCAAACATCAGTAAAATTATTACATAACAAAGAGAAAACTCTTACTTTAGACAAGTTCTCGCAAAATGGCGCCTCCGTCCTCTCCTCTACCGGCTGCGCATAGAGAGCGAACGATGTGCGAGGGCGCCGCAAAACTGGAACAGGATAAAGGAAGCGACTGCGTCACTGCATGCTCCGCCCACCATACTACATCCTACTATGATGAAGGATTGAACATTT is drawn from Misgurnus anguillicaudatus chromosome 6, ASM2758022v2, whole genome shotgun sequence and contains these coding sequences:
- the slc25a3b gene encoding solute carrier family 25 member 3b isoform X1 translates to MYPTTLTQLARANPFSAPLFTLQKVEEPQPHTTGQKRSLAAAAVSDSGDSCEFGSLKYYALCGFGGILSCGLTHTAVVPLDLVKCRLQVDPAKYQSIFKGFSVTIKEDGMRGLAKGWAPTFFGYSMQGLCKFGFYEVFKIFYGDLLGEENAYLWRTSLYLAASASAEFFADIALAPMEACKVRIQTQPGYANTLRECAPKMYAEEGLWAFYKGVVPLWMRQIPYTMMKFACFERTVELLYKYVVPKPRSECSKPEQLVVTFVAGYIAGVFCAIVSHPADSVVSVLNKEKGSTAMQVLKKLGPKGVWKGLVARIIMIGTLTALQWFIYDSVKVYFRLPRPPPPEMPESLKKKLGLTE
- the slc25a3b gene encoding solute carrier family 25 member 3b isoform X2 — encoded protein: MYPTTLTQLARANPFSAPLFTLQKVEEPQPHTTGQKRSLAAAAVSEGDSCEFGSQKYFLLCGFGGILSCGTTHTAVVPLDLVKCRLQVDPAKYQSIFKGFSVTIKEDGMRGLAKGWAPTFFGYSMQGLCKFGFYEVFKIFYGDLLGEENAYLWRTSLYLAASASAEFFADIALAPMEACKVRIQTQPGYANTLRECAPKMYAEEGLWAFYKGVVPLWMRQIPYTMMKFACFERTVELLYKYVVPKPRSECSKPEQLVVTFVAGYIAGVFCAIVSHPADSVVSVLNKEKGSTAMQVLKKLGPKGVWKGLVARIIMIGTLTALQWFIYDSVKVYFRLPRPPPPEMPESLKKKLGLTE